GACGCCGGAGGCGATCACCGAAGAACCGTTCCGCCACGACCGGCTTACCTTCGCGTACTCCAGCGAGCACGCTCGCATCTACAGCGACCTCTACGGGGACGACGCTCCCGTCTACGTGGCAAACCAGTACGCCAGTGAGAACCTCGTAGACGGGCCGAACTACGGGCCGCCCCGAGGAGGCGACAGCGGCAACTGCTGATCTGGTGCCGCCCGTTCACACGTTCTCGACGCCATCCGGAACTTCCTGTCAGTGGCGCGATAACACTGGATCGTCTCTCCACGACCTCCACCCGAAAACCCCCTCTCGTTTCTCCTGGGAAACCACACGCTAGCGTCGTGATAATGACCCCCGAGTTTCACTTTCACTCCGGTCTGGACACCATTATTAGGGTCCGTTACATTCGTTCGTAGCGTACGCGAGGAGCCTGCGAGGCGTCACTGCGCCCGAGAAAGTTACGGATAGTGACACGTTTCTTGCGGGCGAGAAATTCACGAGCCGACGGGTTCATTAGGGACCCACGAGTAAGCCACTTCCGCTACAAATGATACAAACGAGGACCCACATCACGGCACGTATCGAGGGACGGCGGGCCGACACACTCAGGGGGGCAGACGCGTGAGCCAGCACGACCTCTCTGCGGACGAACTACGCCTGCCGATCAAGCGCACGACCGGCGACACCCTGGAGGACCGACTCACCGCCAACGCCTATCATAATATTCTCCCGGCGCGGTACCTCCGAAAGGACGCAGACGGCGAACTCGTCGAACAGCAGGAGGACCTCTTCGACCGAGTCGCGAAGAACATCGCGCTGGCCGAGGCCGTCTTCGAGTCCGAGAAAGTTGGCGAGGAGATCACCGTCACGCCGGACCAGCTCAAGCCCGACCACCCGCGGCGTGACGAACTCGCCGCCGAAGTCTTCGGGAAAGGGACCACTGCCGACGACGACGTCGAGACGACACTTTCCGTTTACAACGTCAACAAGTTCGCCTACGAGACGGTCGTCCCGGAGCTTCCCGTGGAGATCCGCGAGCACGTCGAGGAGACCGCCGCGGAGTTTCAGGACTCGATGGAGAAACTGGACTTCATGCCGAACTCGCCGACGCTGATGAACGCCGGCGACGAACTCCAGCAGCTCTCGGCGTGTTTCGTCGACTCCCCGGAGGACGACATCGACGACATCCACCAGACAGCGAAGGAAGCCGCACAGGTCTTCCAGAGCGGTGGCGGCATGGGGTATGCCTTCTGGCGGCTCCGACCCTACGGCGACCCCGTTGGATCGACCGGTGGGATCGCCTCCGGGCCGATCACGTTCATGCGGACCTACGACCAGATGTGCGAGACGATCGCGCAGGGCGGGGCCCGTCGCGGGGCCCAGATGGGCGTCATGCGCGTCAGCCACCCGGACGTCATCCAGTTCATCCACGCCAAGAACAAGGACGTCTCCCTGGCGGAGACCCTCCGACTGAACGATCCGGACGACTTCACGCACAACTCCTTCGCCGACGCCCTCGAAGAGGCTCGGGAACTCATCGACGACGACGGCAAAGTACCCAAGCACCTCCGTAACGCCGTCGAGGGCCACCTCTCGAACTTCAACATCTCCGTCGGGATCACCGACGACTTCATGGACGCGGTGAAGAACGGCGAGGAGTTCACGTTCACCAATCCGCGGACGGACGAACCCCACGTCGCCACGCAGGAGACCAAGGAACTGTACGACATGTTCGACCTCGGCGAGCACGTCGAGGTCGGCGAGATCCTCTCTATCCCGGCCGAGAAGATCTTCGAGCGGATCGTCCAGGGCGCTCACGAGAACGGCGAACCCGGCGTCATCTACCTCGAACGCGTCAACAAGGAGCACTCCTTCGACGTCGAGGAGCACCCGGATCACCAGATCCTCGCGACCAATCCGTGTGTCACTGGCGACACGCTCATCAGCACCGAGAACGGACTCGTCGAGGCCGAAGAACTGTACGAGCAGGGCGTCGCTCGTGACGTCGTAGTCGACGGCCGCCTCAGTGAGGAGACGGTCAAAGAAGCCAGTAGCGTCTACAAGACGGGCGAGAAAGACATCTACAAGCTCGAAACCGAGGAAGGCTACGAGCTTCGACTGACGGCCGACCACCGCGTGATGACCGACGAGCGCTGGGTCGAGGCTCAGAACCTCGATGCTGGCGATTCGGTACACATCCAGAATCGGAAAGGAGAGTTCGGCCAGCACGGCTCAGCCGAAGAAGGGCGCGTCCTCGGCTGGATGGTCGGCGACGGCCACCTCAAGGACGGCGAGGAACGTGCTGTTCTGAACTTCTACGACGAGGATGCGGAGGTTTCGGAGCAGTTCGCAGACGACGTCAACGACGTTGTCCGCGAGCCGACTGGAAACGCTGACTACGAGATTGGGGTCAACGAAGTCGCTCGGAGCGACGACTATCGCGGTGCGCAGGCCATAGAACAGCGCATCCGCTCGGCACGTCTCTACGAGTACGCCGACGAAGCCGGGCTCGTCGACGAGAAACTGCAGGTTCCCGACGCAGTCATGCGCGGGAGCGAGGAGATGGCCCGCGGGTTCCTGCAGGCACTGTTCAGTGCCGACGGGAGCGTCCAGGGGAACGTCGAGAAGGGCATCTCGGTTCGTCTCGCTAGCGTCGACACTGACTTCCTGCAGGAAGTCCAGCAACTTCTCCTCAACTTCGGTATCGGTAGCAACATCTACGAGGACCGGAAAGAATCGGGCGTCACCGAACTCCCTGACAGCAACGGCGGAACCGAGGAGTACGAAACACAGGGATTCCACGAACTCGTCGTCTCTAGCTCCCACACTGTCGCGTTCGAGGAAGAGATTGGGTTCCTACTCGATTACAAGAACGAAGCGCTTGCGGAGCGACTCGACGAGTACAGCCGTGGTCCATATTCGCCGAAGTTCGAAGCGACGGTCGAGTCCGTCGAACGCGACGGTCACGAAGCGGTCTACGACTTGACCGAGCCGGATACACACTCGTTTGTCGCCAATGGCCTCGTCGTCCACAACTGCGGAGAGCAGCCGCTCGAAGAGTACGAGGCCTGCAACCTCGGCCACATCAACCTCTCGACGCTCGCCGCCCAGGACGCCCCCGACTGGCGGGTCTGGAGCGAGCAGCATGCAGGAGAGTACGACACTACGGAGGCGGCCGTCGAGGCGTTCCTCGAAGAGGCCGTCGACTGGGCGGAGTTCGACCGACGTATCGAGATGGGGACGCGCTTCCTCGAGAACGTCGTCACGATGTCGGACTTCCCGGTCGAGCAGATCGAGCAGAAGGTCCGGGAGATGCGCAAGATCGGCCTGGGCGTGATGGGGCTGGCCCAGCTGTATATCCAGCTCGGCATGAAGTACGGCGACGACGTCTCCAACGAGGTCGCCGGCCAGCTCATGCAGCACATCAACCACCACTCGAAGTGGACCAGCCACGAACTCGCCGAGGAACGCGGCACCTTCGAGGAGTGGGACAACTCCAAGTACGCCGACCCCACCGAGTACCGCGAGTGGTTCGAACACCAGACCGGCCTCAACGCCGACGACTTCGAGGACGGCTTTACGATCCGCAACCACAACACGACGACGATCGCGCCCACGGGCACCACGTCGATGGTCGGCAACACCACCGGCGGCTGTGAGCCCATCTACAACGTCGCCTACTACAAGAACGTCTCCGACGACGTCCAAGGCGACGAGATGCTCGTCGAGTTCGACGACTACTTCCTGCGCGTGCTGGAAGAGAACGACCTCGACGTCGACGCCGTGAAAGAAGAGGCCCAGGAGCAGATGGCCGGAAACGAGTTCGACGGCGTCGACGGTCTCTCGACCGTGCCGGACGCCGTCGGCGAACTGTTCGTCACGACCGGCGATCTCTCCGCGAAAGAGCACGCCGGCGTGCAGGTCGCCTGCCAGCAGGGCGTCGACTCGGCCATCTCGAAGACGGTCAACGCCCCGAACGACTCGACGATCGAGGACGCCGCGGAAGTGTTCGAGTACATCTACGAGCACGGCGGCAAGGGCGTCACCTACTACCGCGACGGCACCCGCTCCAAGCAGGTGCTGACCACGCGTGCACAGAACACCGAGTTCGCCGACATGGACGAGGGCGAGATCGTCGCCCAGATCGAGGAGGTCTTCGACGGCATCGAGGGCTTCCTCGAGAGTGAGGAAGTCCAGGCCGCGCTCGACGACTCCATCGCGGAGATCCTGGACATCGCTGACGGGCAAGAGCCGGAATACGCCAGCAAGCGCCCGCGTCCGGACGTCCTCCACGGCGTGACCCAGCGGATCGACACCGGCTACGGGAAGCTCTACGTCAACATCAACGAGGACGACAAGGGCCGGCCGTTCGAGCTGTTCGCCAATATCGGCAACAGCGGTGGCTTCACCGCTTCCTTCACCGAGGCGCTCGCGAAGACCATCTCGACGGCGCTCCGTTCGGGTGTCGATCCCGACGAGATCGCCGACGAACTGCAGGGAATCCGGTCGCCGAAGGTCGCCTGGGACAAGGGCGAGCAGATCCAGTCCATCCCGGACGCCATCGGCACCGCGATGCGCCGGTATCTGGACGACGACATCGAGCGCGCCTACCCCCAGCAGCAGAACCTCACCGAACTCGAGAAAGAGGAGGCTGACGAAGAGGAAGCCGAAGCGGCTCCACACTCACCTGACGGTGGGGCCGTGGCAGCCGACGCCAGTGCGCAGGAGACCGAAACGGGAGCCCAGCAGGAACTCATCGACAAGGGCGAGAGCCCCGAGTGTCCCGAGTGTGGCTCGATGACGCTGTACTACTCCGAAGGCTGCAAAACGTGCGAAAGTTGTGGCTGGAGCGAATGTTGAGCTGACGCGATAGGATTTTCTCTTTCTATTTCAACGTGACGTAGGTCAGGAACGCGAACGCGACTGTTTCGAGGGCCCGCATCGCCAGCACGACCTGCTGGGCCAGCGTGTCCCCGGCGTAGAGCATCCGCATACTGCTCTGGAAGAAGTAGAGCGCGACCAGATTCTCCAGCAGCATGACGAGGCTGAACGCGAGCAGGCCGGCGATCAGCGGGGTCTTGAACGTGCGGTAGTTGCGCGCCCAGACGACCGTCAGCGTCCCCAGCAGGAGGACGTTGACGACCGAGAGGGCGCTCGCGATCTGTAGCCACGGTCCGGATAGTCCCATCAGTACTCACTCCATGTTGTCGGTGATTTGGTCGTAGGTGTCGCGGTGGTGCTCGAACTTGTCGGTGAGGAAGTACATCGTCCCGTAGTCCGCACCACTTTTTTCGAGGACGTTGTGCTCGACGAGCATCTCGAGGTGGTGGCGGATCGTGTTGTAGTCGACTTCGAGGTGCTCGGCGAGCTGGTTGGCGTTACGCGGGCGTTCGTCGAGACTCTCGATGATTCGCGCCCGGTTTTCGCCACCTCGCGTCCCCGCGAGCAGGTACCACAGCGCCTTCTCCATCGACGATCCTTGCTGGTGCTCCGAAGGGGTGGGTTGTATGTGTGGTGGTTCGATCGCTGGCATATCATGGACGCACCGTCTGGCGAACCCAGCCCGTCGCGCCGTTGGGATAGGCACCGGCTTCCTGTTCGGTCTGGAGCGTCCCCTCGCCGTCGGTCGCGCGGACGACGACTTCGTGCTCGCTATCGGGCGGATCGTACGTGTGACTCCACTGCCGCCAGACGTCGTTGCCGGGCAGCGGCTCGGTCAACTCGGCGTCCGTCCAGGTGTCGCCGCCGTCTGTCGAGACTTCGACGCGATCGATCCCGCGGGTCCCGGCGTAGGCGTGGCCGGCCAGCTGAATCGTCCCGTCGTCGCGATGGACGATGCCGTCTAGGTCGTCGCCGTCCCACAGTTTCGCGACGGTGTGGACCGGGCCCGTCCCGTGCCAGCCGCGTTTCTCCCAGTAGCCCTCGGCTTCGCGTTCGAGCACCTCGATCTCGGTGACCCACTTGACGTTGACCTCTCCCCAGTGGCCCGGAACGAGCACCCGAACCGGATAGCCGTGGCCCCGCGGGATCGTCTGGCCGTTCATCCCGAACGCCAACAGTCCGCCTTCGAGCGCAGACAACGGAAACTCCTGGTAGAAATCGTCTGCCGCCCGCAGCATGACACAATCGCAGTCGCTGTCCGGACTGGCCTGTTCGAGGACTTCCGAGACGGGAACGCCGGTCCAGATGGCCGTGTCCATCTTCCTGCCGTTGAGGGAATCACCAACACAGCGAAGCGTGGAAAAGCGGTTTTCGGCGGGGATATTTCGGAGATCCTCGTAGTCGAGTTCGACCTCTTCGTCGACCGCACCGGTGACAGACAGCGTCCAGCTGTCCCGGTCGACCGTCGGATCGATCGTGTTGATGTCGACCGTGTAGTGATTCTCCGAGAGCAGCGGTTCGATCGAACCGACGCCGAGCGAGCGCTCGGTCGCGAGTTCCCTGAGCTGTGGAACGGACATCCCCGCTCCCTCCCCGGTTTGCCCGCCGGGATTGGAGGCGGCGTCGACAGGTTCGGTTTCGATCTGCGGTCGGGGACCGATCCCTAACCCGAGTGCGCCGAGACCGAGCGCCGACAGCGAACCGGCGACGACTCGCCGACGATCTGGCGAGATGTCGACGTTGGTGACGTCTCGGCCCGCGGCTTCGGCCAGGCCGACGACCATTCCGCTCGCGAGGCCAGCGCTGGCCGACGCGAGGACGCTTCCGGTGAGTGCCGTCCCGACGGCCCAGGTGCTCGCGACCGTGATCGGAACGGCCAGCGCCGAAACGCCGACGCTGCGGCCGAGAGCGATTGCAAGCGCTGCCAACCCGGCAAATACGATCGTCGCGAGCGTCGTCGCCAGCAGCAGATTCATATCCTGACCCGAGACGCCGAACTGCGCGACGTACTTGCCGATGGCTCGCGCCGGGAGGACGTCCGTCGAGGCCCGGGCGATCGGCTGGGCGACGAACTGCCGGGTGAGGCCGACCGCGGCGTACGACCCTGCGACGCCGCCGAATCCGGCAGCTACCGCGACGACGGCGGTCGAGACTGTCTCTCGGGACGGTTTCATCGTACCTGTACGTGGGCGTAAGCCCCTAAAGAGATTGTTCGAACTCTCACACAATTCGTTCTAGAATTGCCCGTCGGTGGGGCACAAGAGCCAAGGATTCGCGGCTATCAGACAGCACTATGCCCGAGACTGGTGGCCGGCCGTGTCCGCGATGCGAGCGGCCGATGTACCGACGTCACTGCAAGTACGTCTGCCCCGAACACGGTGTCGTCTTCGACTGCGCCGACACGTTTTATTGAGGTCGATCGACTCGAAACCGCTTGCGGATTTATTAGTGTGGAGGAAAACACGGTGGTATGAGCAGTGCCGACGGGCAGCCGATCAGGGTGTTGCACGTCGACGACGAACCCGACTTCGCCGACCTCGTGGCGACCTATCTCCAGCGCAGCCACGACGACATCAGAGTCGAGACGGCGACCGACGCAGCCGAAGGGTTGGACGCGCTCGCGGAGACGCCCGTCGACTGTATCGTCAGTGATCACGACATGCCCGGGATGGACGGGCTTGACTTTCTCCGTGCCGTCCGCGACGAGAATCCTGACCTCCCGTTCATCCTGTTCACCGGCAAGGGAAACGAGGAGATTGCGAGTGATGCGATCTCCGCAGGCGTCACCGAGTACCTCCAGAAAGGGACCGGGACCGACCAGTACGCCGTTCTGGCGAACCGGATCGAGCGGGCGGTCGGTGAATATCGTGCGAAGAACGCCCTCGAGGAGAGCGAGCGAATGCTCTCGACGCTGATCAGCAACCTCCCGGGGATGGCCTATCGCTGTCTGAACGAACCCGGGTGGCCGATGGAGTTCGTCAGCGACGGCTGTCGAGAACTCACCGGCTACGATTCGGCGGCGTTGGTCGACGGATCGATCGTCTGGGGTGAAGACGTCTTGATCGATGACGACCGAGACGAGCTCTGGGAGACCGTCCAGGCGGCACTCGACGCTGGCGATCCGTTCGAGGTCACCTACCGTATCGAGACTGCGGACGGTGAGCGCAAGTGGGTCTGGGAACAGGGTCGCGGCGTCTACGACGACGGGGAACTGACGGCGCTCGAGGGAATCATCCTCGACGTCGATACGAGATTGATCGATCCCGCCGACCGCCAGATAGGACGGACGCTCGCCGAGAACGTGACTGGTCGCGAGCGGATCCTCGAACGGGTCGGCGATGGGTTCCTCGCACTCGACGACGCGTGGACGATCACCTACGCGAACGACCGGGCGGCAGCGCTGGTCGGGCGGGATACCGAGTCGTTGGTCGGACAGCAGATGTGGGACGTCTTTCCCGAAGGGGTCGGCTCGGACTTCGAGGAGCAGTACGTACAAGCGATGGAGACACAGCGACCAGCCGAGTTCGAGGCGTACTACGACCCGCTGGATAGCTGGTTCGAAGTACGCGCGTTCCCGGGCGAACACGGGCTGTCGATCTACTTTCGTGACGTCACCGAGCGACGCGAACGGGAGGACCGTCTCGAACGCTACCGGACGCTCGTCGAGAACGTCGGCGATCCAATGTACGTGCTCGACTACGACGGCACGATCACGATGGCAAACCAGGCGATGGCCGATCATCTCGGCTACGATCGCGACGAGATCGTCGGCACACACGCGACGCGGTTCATGTCCGAAGCCGATATCGAGCGTGGGACCGACCTCCTCCTCGATCTGATGGACAGCGACCGGACCTGGGCGACGTTCGAGATGGAGACCATCCACGCCGACGGTACGCGAACGATCAACGAGGACAAGATCGCCGCGCTCACAGACCAGGGAGAGTTCGTCGGTTCGGTCGGCGTCATCCGTGACATCACCGAGCGCAAGGCCCGCGAGCGCGAACTCGAACGCTACGAGACGATCATCCAGACCGTCGAAGATCCAGTGTACGCACTCGACGCCGAAGGTCGGTTCGCGTTCGTCAACGAGGCCGTCGAGCCGATGACGGGATACACTCCGGCGGAACTCGTCGGCGAGAGCGTCACGACACTGGTCGCGGAGGACGACTACCGCGCCGGCGTCGAGATGGTCCAGACGCTTCTGGAGGAGCCCGAACGGACCTACGTGAC
The Halapricum salinum genome window above contains:
- a CDS encoding intein-containing adenosylcobalamin-dependent ribonucleoside-diphosphate reductase, which produces MSQHDLSADELRLPIKRTTGDTLEDRLTANAYHNILPARYLRKDADGELVEQQEDLFDRVAKNIALAEAVFESEKVGEEITVTPDQLKPDHPRRDELAAEVFGKGTTADDDVETTLSVYNVNKFAYETVVPELPVEIREHVEETAAEFQDSMEKLDFMPNSPTLMNAGDELQQLSACFVDSPEDDIDDIHQTAKEAAQVFQSGGGMGYAFWRLRPYGDPVGSTGGIASGPITFMRTYDQMCETIAQGGARRGAQMGVMRVSHPDVIQFIHAKNKDVSLAETLRLNDPDDFTHNSFADALEEARELIDDDGKVPKHLRNAVEGHLSNFNISVGITDDFMDAVKNGEEFTFTNPRTDEPHVATQETKELYDMFDLGEHVEVGEILSIPAEKIFERIVQGAHENGEPGVIYLERVNKEHSFDVEEHPDHQILATNPCVTGDTLISTENGLVEAEELYEQGVARDVVVDGRLSEETVKEASSVYKTGEKDIYKLETEEGYELRLTADHRVMTDERWVEAQNLDAGDSVHIQNRKGEFGQHGSAEEGRVLGWMVGDGHLKDGEERAVLNFYDEDAEVSEQFADDVNDVVREPTGNADYEIGVNEVARSDDYRGAQAIEQRIRSARLYEYADEAGLVDEKLQVPDAVMRGSEEMARGFLQALFSADGSVQGNVEKGISVRLASVDTDFLQEVQQLLLNFGIGSNIYEDRKESGVTELPDSNGGTEEYETQGFHELVVSSSHTVAFEEEIGFLLDYKNEALAERLDEYSRGPYSPKFEATVESVERDGHEAVYDLTEPDTHSFVANGLVVHNCGEQPLEEYEACNLGHINLSTLAAQDAPDWRVWSEQHAGEYDTTEAAVEAFLEEAVDWAEFDRRIEMGTRFLENVVTMSDFPVEQIEQKVREMRKIGLGVMGLAQLYIQLGMKYGDDVSNEVAGQLMQHINHHSKWTSHELAEERGTFEEWDNSKYADPTEYREWFEHQTGLNADDFEDGFTIRNHNTTTIAPTGTTSMVGNTTGGCEPIYNVAYYKNVSDDVQGDEMLVEFDDYFLRVLEENDLDVDAVKEEAQEQMAGNEFDGVDGLSTVPDAVGELFVTTGDLSAKEHAGVQVACQQGVDSAISKTVNAPNDSTIEDAAEVFEYIYEHGGKGVTYYRDGTRSKQVLTTRAQNTEFADMDEGEIVAQIEEVFDGIEGFLESEEVQAALDDSIAEILDIADGQEPEYASKRPRPDVLHGVTQRIDTGYGKLYVNINEDDKGRPFELFANIGNSGGFTASFTEALAKTISTALRSGVDPDEIADELQGIRSPKVAWDKGEQIQSIPDAIGTAMRRYLDDDIERAYPQQQNLTELEKEEADEEEAEAAPHSPDGGAVAADASAQETETGAQQELIDKGESPECPECGSMTLYYSEGCKTCESCGWSEC
- a CDS encoding winged helix-turn-helix domain-containing protein; this translates as MEKALWYLLAGTRGGENRARIIESLDERPRNANQLAEHLEVDYNTIRHHLEMLVEHNVLEKSGADYGTMYFLTDKFEHHRDTYDQITDNME
- a CDS encoding molybdopterin-dependent oxidoreductase codes for the protein MKPSRETVSTAVVAVAAGFGGVAGSYAAVGLTRQFVAQPIARASTDVLPARAIGKYVAQFGVSGQDMNLLLATTLATIVFAGLAALAIALGRSVGVSALAVPITVASTWAVGTALTGSVLASASAGLASGMVVGLAEAAGRDVTNVDISPDRRRVVAGSLSALGLGALGLGIGPRPQIETEPVDAASNPGGQTGEGAGMSVPQLRELATERSLGVGSIEPLLSENHYTVDINTIDPTVDRDSWTLSVTGAVDEEVELDYEDLRNIPAENRFSTLRCVGDSLNGRKMDTAIWTGVPVSEVLEQASPDSDCDCVMLRAADDFYQEFPLSALEGGLLAFGMNGQTIPRGHGYPVRVLVPGHWGEVNVKWVTEIEVLEREAEGYWEKRGWHGTGPVHTVAKLWDGDDLDGIVHRDDGTIQLAGHAYAGTRGIDRVEVSTDGGDTWTDAELTEPLPGNDVWRQWSHTYDPPDSEHEVVVRATDGEGTLQTEQEAGAYPNGATGWVRQTVRP
- a CDS encoding HVO_2523 family zinc finger protein — encoded protein: MPETGGRPCPRCERPMYRRHCKYVCPEHGVVFDCADTFY
- a CDS encoding PAS domain S-box protein, encoding MSSADGQPIRVLHVDDEPDFADLVATYLQRSHDDIRVETATDAAEGLDALAETPVDCIVSDHDMPGMDGLDFLRAVRDENPDLPFILFTGKGNEEIASDAISAGVTEYLQKGTGTDQYAVLANRIERAVGEYRAKNALEESERMLSTLISNLPGMAYRCLNEPGWPMEFVSDGCRELTGYDSAALVDGSIVWGEDVLIDDDRDELWETVQAALDAGDPFEVTYRIETADGERKWVWEQGRGVYDDGELTALEGIILDVDTRLIDPADRQIGRTLAENVTGRERILERVGDGFLALDDAWTITYANDRAAALVGRDTESLVGQQMWDVFPEGVGSDFEEQYVQAMETQRPAEFEAYYDPLDSWFEVRAFPGEHGLSIYFRDVTERREREDRLERYRTLVENVGDPMYVLDYDGTITMANQAMADHLGYDRDEIVGTHATRFMSEADIERGTDLLLDLMDSDRTWATFEMETIHADGTRTINEDKIAALTDQGEFVGSVGVIRDITERKARERELERYETIIQTVEDPVYALDAEGRFAFVNEAVEPMTGYTPAELVGESVTTLVAEDDYRAGVEMVQTLLEEPERTYVTYEIDLHTKDGDTVAAENHIALLPPDEDEFTGTAGVIRDITERKQRERRLEEFASVVSHDLQSPLNVITGRAELALDTGDLGHVENILDAADRMEALIEGLLTLARQGEVVGDVEETSLSTLTEQAWKQVQTAAASIDLRDDRSLEADPDRLRELLENLFSNAVTHAGEDVTVSVGTTDSGFYVADDGEGIPADRRSKVFEHGHSTSEEGTGLGLTIVARIADAHGWDVTVTDSSSGGARFEFSV